A genomic window from Megalobrama amblycephala isolate DHTTF-2021 linkage group LG2, ASM1881202v1, whole genome shotgun sequence includes:
- the LOC125263508 gene encoding uncharacterized protein LOC125263508 — MKRIFKWLSVFLFFSDRGVYSDRDEVSVSVNEGDSVTLHTGVQTKQQEEIKWYINDTRIAQITGDLSYNCTDVQCNTGTERFRDRLKLDHQTGSLTIINTKTTDSGDYELLLFSSSSSEKIFNVTVRGVSAAEQYNMKTISVNKGEYVSLDPDEVKDPNDVMTWYFDDTIIAKITGDPKKTTDVQCEDGNERFRGRLMVSQTGSLTITNTRTTDSGPYKLQITSNNSSFSISRVKRFSVSVIGEIAGISAAIGGGVLLVAAAGVIYQCCH, encoded by the exons ATGAAACGTATCTTTAAGTGGCTCTCGGTGTTCTTGTTTTTTTCCGATCGTG GTGTTTATTCAGACAGAGATGAAGTGTCAGTGTCTGTGAatgagggagattcagtcactctacaCACTGGTgttcaaacaaaacaacaagaaGAGATTAAATGGTATATTAATGACACTCGCATCGCTCAGATCACTGGAGATCTCAGTTATAActgtacagatgttcagtgtaaTACAGGtactgagagattcagagacagactgaagctggatcatcagactggatctctgaccatcataAACACTAAAACCACAGACTCTGGAGATTATGAGCTACTGCtcttcagcagcagcagcagtgaaAAGATCTTCAATGTTACTGTCCGTG GTGTTTCTGCTGCTGAACAATATAACATGAAGACAATATCAGTGAACAAGGGAGAATATGTTAGTCTAGATCCTGATGAAGTAAAAGATCCAAATGATGTGATGACATGGTATTTTGATGACACCATAATCGCAAAAATCACTGGAGATCCCAAAAAAACtacagatgttcagtgtgaAGATGGTAATGAGAGATTCAGAGGGAGACTTATGGTGagtcagactggatctctgaccatcacaaacaccagaaccacAGACTCTGGACCTTATAAACTACAGATCAccagcaacaacagcagcttcAGCATCAGCAGAGTTAAGagattcagtgtttctgtcattG GTGAAATTGCAGGAATAAGTGCTGCTATTGGTGGTGGTGTTCTGCTGGTGGCTGCAGCTGGTGTGATTTATCAGTGTTGCCACTGA